The genomic segment CGTTTCTCCTAAATAGTTAGTCGAATTAATTTCTTAAATGGCGTGGCGATAGCTACTTTCGAGCATTGGGAATATGTGGAGCTTCTTTGCAACTGCTAGAAAATCGAGTACAGACTATGCCTTGTTAATTGCATCGTCAATTTCTTCTAGGCTGACATCGGTTTGCTCTGATTTGGCATAGATTAAGAGCAAAAGAACACAGAGAGGAGAAACTAATTGATAGATTAGCCGATAGCCACCACTTTTTCCTGTGGGAATGTCGCTGTTTTTGGCTCGCACTTTGAATACGGTAAAATCTGTTCCAGAAATTTGGTCGCCGATGAATTGTCCATTTTGAAGCTCGTCAATGATAGGTTGAATATCTTGTTGAATCTGGCGATACCGTTTTGAAAGTGCTTTAAGACGACGCTTAAATGCCTGAGTAAAGCGAACTTCAACCATAATATTAGCTGTCCATGTCATCCCAGAGTGCTGAAACTGGGTAGGTTTGCCCTGTTCTGCCTTGTCGAATGGATTCTTGCAAATCAGCTAAAATTTGGGCTTTGGGTTCATTAGAGTCTATTGGGTCTAGTCCACTTTCTATTGGTTGCAGAAGTTCTATGAGGGTTTCCCAAATTTCAACAGGGATCAGAACTTCGGTCTTTTCCCCAGCAGCATTGGTGACATATTTAATTTGGTTTTGGATTTGGGAAAGTTTCATAGAGCGAAACCTACTAATGTTCTAGATAAGTGGTCATAATTGCAGCGTAACGAAAAGAGTTCCTTTTACGTCAGTTTTTCCTACACACCGCTTTTCGGTGTTTGGTAAACGAATACAAACAGGATATGTGCCATAAGTTCGCTCTTACTGCCTAAACTTAATACAAAATCCGAGCATTGTCAGATTTTGCCCTGAATTTTATTTGATTCAGTCCATAGTTGTTTAAATAATGATGGACTTAACTGATGAGTTTTGTTTTCATGGCAGTAATCAGCAACATATGCCGCCGTAACATAACTGCTGAATATATGAATTTCTTTGTCGCCAAAAATGCTAATAGGCTTACCTGACTCATCTATAACTGTAAAAAAGCAATAATCGTCAGGATTGCCATAAAAAGTCCGATAATCAACATCGAATTCGGGACGTTTGGCAAGTGAGACCGTGTAGAGTTTTTTCACTGGAGGTGAAATCGTTTTAATTACATCGTTATCTAACATATAAATAGCGTCGTCGCTCTCGTAATCACCATATAAATTAACCAGATTTTGCAGGAATATAGTGTTAATTTCATTATTGGTTTGCCAGCTTGTAAATTTAATAGTCGATAAAACATCTCGACAATAACCCAACTTTTCCCAAGCGGATTTTATGCAAGCGTGAGCAGAAACCAATCGGGTTTCAATCTCCCCAAAGCGATTTATACCCAAGTAGATGGCATGGGCATCACTAAAGTCAGAAACAGATATAAAAGAACCAGTAATTATTTTTGGCTTTCCATAATCAGGCTCAAACTGTTTTCTCCGTTTCGCTTGTCCCATTTTTACCTCAATTTACGAACATGAAAAAACTTTGTTCTTCAATAAGAACGGATGGGAATGATTAAAGATTTAATCGTTAAATTAATTCAATGTGCTACTGGTAGCAATTCTTGTGGGAATTGTTATAACATCAAATATTTAACAGGAGTCACGCAGTTTTTCATACACACCGCGCTAGCGGTGTCAGGTAGATGATTTGTAACCTTGCTCAAAATACTCATTGTTGCGATTGCATCCAACGCGCGAATCGCGAACGATCCGCCCAATGGTTACATCAGACTCCGCAAACCAGATAACACCTATCTTTCCGCCGAAGTCAATGCCATAGGTAAGCTTTCCGTTCAAGGTTTCAATTCCAGCTACAGTGCCTTTTCTGTCTTTGTTGTCCCGTACCTTGTCGCCTACTTCTAGAACTCTTGGATTAACTACTTCGGGTTGGGTTGCAATCGCGATCGCCTCCAACTCCTCAGCGTAGAATCCCTCTTCTCTATCCCCGACCTTGACCTTAAAAGATTTATCCAAATCGTTGTATTTAATAGTTATCCCGATTTCATTAGTTTTGATACGGTCGCCACCTTTTTTGACCTTAACGGTATTACCGACCTCAATAGCTGGGCTTTTAGCTTCAACTGCTACCACTTCATTACTTACCTCAGTAG from the Crinalium epipsammum PCC 9333 genome contains:
- a CDS encoding type II toxin-antitoxin system RelE family toxin, giving the protein MVEVRFTQAFKRRLKALSKRYRQIQQDIQPIIDELQNGQFIGDQISGTDFTVFKVRAKNSDIPTGKSGGYRLIYQLVSPLCVLLLLIYAKSEQTDVSLEEIDDAINKA